Proteins encoded in a region of the uncultured Paludibaculum sp. genome:
- a CDS encoding response regulator: MAEVELANKHVRLREAVAAAKLGHKSMARRLFRELVESDPRNEEAWLWSAALAETPDEAHRSLVKVLDINPNNHHALNALALQRLREAALRQQRAELALDQKTQAAQSAPATAAVQAGPVPRVAAQRAVPEPAAWHCPLCNAESSRAVKNCPRCGALLTLESLDDLAASRDVDENTLLEAIQRILKELRSQPTFEGHLNLARAYLNLNRSAEALPHLEKASQLKPGETSVKQALEKLRNRRLILAVDDSTTVRKIVAVTLERYGYRVLTAMDGMQALAKLDEQRPDLILLDITMPRMDGYQVCKTIKQNAYTKPIPVLMLSGKDGFFDKVKGKLAGATDYLTKPFQEEALVKAVEKHLKPRS, encoded by the coding sequence ATGGCGGAAGTGGAACTGGCAAACAAGCACGTGCGGCTGCGGGAGGCCGTGGCAGCGGCCAAACTGGGCCACAAGAGCATGGCCAGACGTCTGTTCCGCGAGCTCGTTGAATCCGATCCAAGAAACGAAGAGGCTTGGCTGTGGAGTGCGGCGCTGGCCGAGACGCCGGACGAGGCGCATCGCAGTCTGGTGAAAGTTCTCGACATCAACCCCAACAACCACCATGCCTTGAACGCGCTGGCTTTGCAGCGCCTGCGAGAGGCCGCGCTTCGGCAGCAACGCGCCGAGCTGGCGCTGGACCAGAAGACGCAGGCGGCCCAATCCGCGCCGGCAACTGCCGCCGTACAGGCCGGGCCGGTTCCGAGAGTCGCGGCGCAGCGGGCCGTGCCTGAGCCAGCAGCGTGGCATTGTCCGCTCTGCAACGCGGAATCATCCCGCGCCGTGAAGAACTGCCCACGTTGCGGCGCACTGTTGACGCTGGAGAGTCTCGACGATCTGGCCGCCAGCCGTGATGTTGACGAGAACACACTGCTGGAGGCCATTCAGAGAATCCTCAAGGAGCTCCGCAGCCAGCCCACATTTGAGGGACACCTCAATCTGGCGCGGGCCTATCTGAATCTGAACCGTTCGGCCGAGGCCCTCCCGCACCTGGAGAAAGCGTCGCAACTCAAGCCGGGTGAGACCTCGGTGAAGCAGGCGCTGGAGAAGTTGCGCAACCGTCGGCTCATCCTGGCGGTGGACGACAGCACCACAGTTCGCAAGATTGTCGCGGTCACACTCGAGCGCTACGGCTATCGTGTGCTCACCGCCATGGACGGAATGCAGGCGCTGGCCAAACTCGACGAACAGCGCCCGGACCTGATCCTGCTCGACATCACAATGCCGCGCATGGACGGCTACCAGGTCTGCAAGACGATCAAACAGAACGCATATACCAAGCCGATTCCCGTCCTCATGCTCTCGGGCAAAGACGGGTTCTTCGACAAGGTGAAGGGAAAACTGGCCGGAGCGACCGATTACCTGACGAAACCGTTCCAGGAAGAAGCGCTCGTCAAGGCAGTGGAAAAACATCTGAAGCCGAGGTCATAA
- a CDS encoding response regulator, translating to MARTILVVDDSPAHLKLMQSAIEGRGYEILTAADGEEALHHAQAFHPDVILLDVVLPKKNGYQVCRQLKAAGDTRAIKIIMVSSKAQDSDRYWGMKQGADGYVTKPFEPADLLAAVESAL from the coding sequence ATGGCGAGAACCATTCTTGTGGTGGACGACAGTCCAGCTCATCTGAAACTGATGCAGTCGGCGATCGAAGGGCGGGGATACGAAATTCTCACCGCCGCCGACGGAGAAGAAGCCCTGCACCACGCGCAGGCCTTCCATCCCGATGTGATTCTGTTGGACGTAGTGCTGCCCAAGAAGAACGGCTACCAGGTGTGCCGCCAACTGAAGGCGGCCGGCGATACCCGGGCGATCAAGATCATCATGGTCAGCAGCAAGGCGCAGGACTCTGACCGGTACTGGGGCATGAAGCAAGGTGCTGACGGCTATGTCACCAAGCCCTTTGAGCCGGCTGACCTCCTGGCCGCCGTGGAGAGCGCTCTCTAG
- a CDS encoding chemotaxis protein CheW, with protein sequence MSDSERDDLFLGFDGQTPAESSDLPMDGLLAELLGNWQDLDSSETGEPAASDDEPALAEHVSVSALMDRLLQEETEPGAEVPVEAAAPLPEAYVDLESLSIVPAGAVTAESVPTSELQVAEPEPPEPLPLSDATPPEPSPAPLADLLPDEPEPSVLALPIQPQIESIELAAPAVQNNTFSSEPEGQTDDGVLRQLLGVMRKELAESVRPRLPELPVGSGRVTERFLAFQLAGESYAVPLTRVLETERLPKATNVPGLPAFVMGVVNLRGSVLPLVDLAMLLELEHNNRSHDARILVVKPSPDDSPVALVVDALQGVALLVREELHRTPHWLDGRTTPFLEGIGSHKGRLLSVLDLDRVFAASELREQPAA encoded by the coding sequence ATGAGCGACTCTGAGCGCGATGACCTGTTTCTTGGCTTCGACGGCCAAACCCCGGCCGAAAGCAGCGACCTGCCTATGGATGGTCTGCTGGCGGAGTTGCTGGGCAACTGGCAGGACCTGGATTCCAGCGAAACTGGAGAACCGGCCGCGAGCGACGATGAGCCCGCACTGGCTGAGCATGTCTCCGTTTCGGCGTTGATGGATCGCCTGCTGCAGGAGGAGACGGAGCCCGGGGCCGAAGTGCCCGTGGAAGCTGCCGCCCCCCTGCCCGAGGCCTACGTCGATCTGGAGTCTCTCTCGATTGTGCCCGCTGGGGCTGTGACTGCCGAAAGTGTTCCTACATCCGAGCTGCAAGTCGCGGAACCGGAGCCGCCGGAGCCTCTTCCGCTGTCTGACGCTACGCCCCCCGAGCCATCACCCGCTCCCTTGGCGGACCTCCTCCCGGACGAGCCGGAGCCGTCCGTGTTAGCTCTGCCCATCCAGCCGCAGATAGAGTCCATTGAGCTGGCAGCCCCCGCCGTTCAGAACAATACGTTCTCTTCCGAGCCGGAAGGTCAGACGGACGACGGCGTGTTGCGGCAGTTGCTGGGTGTCATGAGAAAGGAACTGGCCGAGAGCGTCCGGCCCCGGTTGCCCGAATTGCCCGTGGGCTCCGGTCGCGTGACCGAGCGCTTTCTCGCCTTTCAGTTGGCCGGTGAAAGCTACGCCGTGCCGTTGACACGCGTCCTGGAGACAGAACGCCTGCCAAAAGCGACCAACGTCCCAGGGCTGCCTGCGTTTGTCATGGGTGTTGTGAATCTGCGTGGTTCGGTGCTGCCCCTGGTGGATCTGGCGATGCTCCTGGAGTTGGAGCATAACAACCGGTCCCACGACGCCCGCATTCTCGTGGTGAAGCCGTCGCCGGACGATTCGCCCGTGGCGCTGGTGGTCGATGCTTTGCAGGGCGTCGCCCTGCTGGTGCGAGAGGAGTTGCACCGGACGCCGCACTGGCTGGACGGCCGCACCACTCCGTTTCTAGAAGGGATCGGCTCGCACAAGGGGCGATTGCTGAGTGTATTGGACCTGGACCGGGTATTTGCCGCGTCGGAGCTGCGCGAACAGCCGGCGGCCTAG
- a CDS encoding HAMP domain-containing methyl-accepting chemotaxis protein yields the protein MKNLKIWQKLMVLALLGATPVIVLMFLFVTSRNEQITKSRAELAALESLQPVRRLLEHLAQHRALANVYLTGDMSVQNELARLQRDVTADVQEIAASTGKQKEFGKQWDQITATWNILKAGVLTMPPSEAFALHTAAVQNTLALIRQMGDTSGLTMDPDVESFYLADNLLVQVVQTAEALEELRAQGASSASKGRLSSEDTARMMFLSRQIENTSDIVERNAEMAMSKDKAMRETLEPKVRAARENAGYYSKLTRFQFIEGTPSVSAKTYYEDGSKAVAAYFAVWDASSSAIAGLVEARIEELNSQKWLQLGFVLCILLLAGLFTSRIQRGITQQVSNIMGLLRAIDAGDFRARAEVLSGDELGSIAQGLNGTLDSTLSLMQSREERDQIQHSIQRLLDEVSGVAEGDLRKEAEVTADITGAIADSFNYMMAELRTIISTVQKTTFAVNNSANQVQTTAEVLARGSEEQSVQIIQASSAIEQMAGSIQQVSKTASSAAVVAQEALGSAQQGAQSVRKTIEGMNAIRGQVQETSKRIKRLGESSQEIGEIVELIGDIADRTSILALNASIQAAMAGEAGKGFAVVADEVERLAERSTEATKRIGALIKSVQGDMTEAISAMEETTREVVGGSQLANEAGQRLSQIEAVSKSMADLVSQISLAAQQQAVGSDAVARNVTGISDVTQQTAVGAKQAASSIRQLAALAEELNRSVSRFKLPASDSRTPLAA from the coding sequence ATGAAGAACCTGAAGATCTGGCAGAAGCTGATGGTGCTGGCCCTGTTGGGCGCCACGCCGGTCATCGTATTGATGTTTCTGTTCGTCACCAGCCGCAACGAGCAAATCACGAAGTCGCGCGCCGAGCTCGCCGCACTCGAATCGCTCCAGCCGGTCAGGCGTCTGTTGGAACACCTGGCGCAGCATCGCGCCCTGGCCAACGTGTATCTCACGGGCGACATGTCCGTGCAGAACGAACTGGCGAGGCTGCAGCGTGACGTGACCGCCGATGTTCAGGAGATCGCCGCATCCACGGGTAAGCAGAAGGAATTCGGCAAACAGTGGGATCAGATTACGGCGACATGGAACATCCTGAAGGCGGGTGTGTTGACGATGCCGCCGAGCGAGGCGTTCGCGCTGCATACCGCGGCCGTTCAGAACACGCTGGCCCTGATCCGGCAGATGGGCGACACCAGTGGCTTGACCATGGATCCCGATGTGGAGTCGTTCTATCTGGCCGACAATCTGCTGGTGCAGGTCGTCCAGACGGCTGAGGCGCTGGAGGAGTTGCGGGCACAAGGCGCCAGCAGCGCCAGCAAGGGTAGGCTTTCGTCCGAGGACACGGCGCGGATGATGTTCCTCTCCCGGCAGATTGAGAACACCAGCGACATTGTGGAGCGCAACGCCGAGATGGCGATGTCCAAGGACAAGGCCATGCGGGAGACGCTGGAACCGAAGGTGCGTGCCGCCCGCGAGAACGCCGGCTACTACTCGAAGCTCACGCGGTTTCAGTTCATTGAGGGGACTCCGTCGGTGAGCGCCAAGACCTATTACGAAGACGGGTCCAAGGCCGTGGCTGCCTACTTCGCGGTTTGGGACGCCAGCAGTTCCGCCATTGCCGGGTTGGTGGAGGCTCGGATTGAGGAGCTGAACAGCCAGAAGTGGCTGCAGTTGGGCTTCGTCCTCTGCATTCTGCTGCTGGCCGGCCTCTTCACGTCGCGCATTCAGCGCGGCATCACACAGCAGGTGAGCAACATCATGGGGTTGCTGCGCGCGATCGACGCAGGCGACTTCCGGGCGCGCGCCGAAGTGTTGTCCGGCGACGAACTGGGCAGCATTGCCCAGGGCCTGAACGGTACTCTGGACAGCACTCTGAGCCTGATGCAGTCCCGTGAGGAGCGCGACCAGATTCAGCACAGCATTCAGCGGCTGCTGGACGAGGTGAGTGGTGTGGCCGAAGGCGACCTCCGCAAGGAAGCCGAGGTCACGGCCGATATCACGGGTGCCATCGCCGACTCGTTCAACTACATGATGGCCGAGCTTCGCACCATCATTTCGACGGTGCAGAAGACAACCTTTGCCGTGAACAACTCGGCCAATCAGGTGCAGACCACGGCCGAAGTTCTGGCGCGAGGCAGCGAAGAGCAGTCCGTTCAGATCATCCAGGCATCGTCGGCCATCGAGCAGATGGCGGGTTCGATCCAGCAGGTGTCGAAGACCGCTTCGAGCGCCGCGGTGGTTGCGCAGGAAGCGCTGGGCAGCGCGCAGCAGGGCGCGCAGTCGGTGCGCAAGACGATCGAGGGCATGAATGCCATCCGCGGCCAGGTGCAGGAGACATCCAAGCGCATCAAGCGGCTGGGCGAGAGCTCGCAGGAGATTGGCGAGATCGTCGAGCTCATCGGCGACATCGCCGACCGCACCAGTATCCTGGCTTTGAACGCGTCCATACAGGCCGCCATGGCCGGGGAAGCAGGCAAGGGCTTTGCGGTAGTCGCGGACGAAGTGGAGCGGCTGGCCGAACGTTCCACGGAAGCCACCAAGCGCATCGGCGCACTGATCAAGTCGGTGCAGGGCGACATGACCGAGGCCATCTCGGCCATGGAGGAGACGACGCGCGAAGTGGTGGGCGGGTCGCAACTGGCCAACGAGGCCGGCCAGCGGCTATCGCAGATCGAGGCGGTTTCGAAGAGTATGGCCGATCTGGTGTCGCAGATCTCCCTTGCGGCGCAACAACAGGCCGTGGGCTCGGACGCTGTTGCGCGCAACGTGACCGGCATCTCGGACGTGACACAGCAGACGGCCGTCGGCGCCAAGCAGGCCGCGTCCTCCATCCGCCAACTGGCGGCGCTCGCTGAGGAACTCAACCGCTCGGTGAGCCGGTTCAAGCTGCCGGCCAGCGATTCGAGGACGCCTCTAGCCGCTTAG
- a CDS encoding response regulator, giving the protein MSNALDPEVLRGFLEEARSYLPGMDRCLAALLVTPGDQKAAEELHRLSHCVSGASRVIGMGDLGDAARVVETLLDPVVLDEQPLDPTLLDPLTLGVRRMAELLAAIPEPEVQPELSEPQLDRIPADLLAGFLEEADEHLQNTGLQFRELGTRTSDRGPVLREIRRSIHTIKGAAAMVGLETFSRLAHRMEDLLDLLYEGRLEYSPDRHELLVATYDTLSDLVRQRGRVGHLSHVIRELLQVYDLAVADLEEHGAPEPEPAPSAPVEAASLPMPETEIADSSRMVRAPLERLDDLVRLVGELFVNRAGFERHLAAYAREVEELTLSLQRIRRLTSQFDADHLALPSNDRVAPAPANGHYAPEFDALEFDRYTQLHLLSRELTETTNDLATATSQLNQLTGSFDSYLSIQGRLTSEVQDKLVRLRMVPLSLLANRLHRTVRVASQKSGKLADLEVEGMTAELDKSVVEQLAAPLDHLLRNAVDHGIEPPEVRRAAGKPEHGCVRLRATQEGTEVVIRLSDDGAGVDPERIRETAARLGFLSESEAAQATRQQLFALIFEPGFSTSATVSEISGRGVGLDVVKGAVEALKGSVTLESPVGEGATFTVRMPTTLAITKVLFVEDQQETYALPLAAISQVARLEPSQLEQVSHKPVVRLGSSLLPLLYLSDALNLPRAKADLAARQPLLVLRSGNEEFALAVDRISGAREVMVKPLAGIMRRSASVGGATLLGDGSVVLILNPSALSPGFQQTQKVRAGAARVVATQRRPLNVLIVDDSLSVRRVVANLVKNNGWNPLQAKDGLEALEMLQHIDHKPDVILMDIEMPRMDGFELTATLRSQPDYNKTPIVMLTSRAGEKHRNKALSLGATHYLVKPYQEEMLLSILRRSAETGSSTRVA; this is encoded by the coding sequence ATGAGCAATGCGCTCGATCCCGAGGTATTGCGCGGCTTCCTGGAAGAAGCCCGCAGCTACCTGCCCGGCATGGACCGCTGCCTGGCGGCCCTACTGGTCACTCCGGGCGACCAGAAGGCTGCCGAGGAGTTGCACCGGTTGTCGCACTGTGTCAGCGGAGCCAGTCGCGTCATCGGTATGGGCGACCTGGGCGACGCCGCGCGTGTAGTGGAGACGCTGCTCGATCCCGTCGTGCTGGATGAACAGCCGCTCGATCCCACTCTCCTCGACCCGTTGACCCTCGGTGTCCGGCGCATGGCGGAGTTGTTGGCGGCCATCCCGGAGCCCGAAGTGCAGCCTGAACTCTCCGAGCCTCAGCTCGACCGGATTCCGGCCGACCTGCTCGCGGGGTTTTTGGAAGAGGCGGATGAGCACCTGCAGAACACCGGCCTGCAGTTTCGTGAGCTCGGCACGCGTACGTCCGATCGCGGCCCAGTGCTGCGCGAGATCCGCCGTTCCATTCACACGATCAAAGGCGCCGCGGCCATGGTCGGTCTGGAGACCTTCAGTCGCCTCGCGCATCGTATGGAAGATCTGCTGGATCTTCTCTATGAGGGACGCCTGGAGTATTCGCCCGACCGGCACGAACTGCTAGTGGCCACCTACGATACGCTCAGCGATCTGGTGCGCCAGCGCGGACGCGTTGGGCACCTGTCGCACGTAATCCGCGAGTTGCTGCAGGTCTACGATCTGGCCGTCGCCGATCTCGAAGAGCATGGAGCTCCCGAGCCGGAGCCCGCCCCCAGCGCCCCCGTTGAGGCGGCCTCTCTGCCCATGCCGGAGACCGAGATCGCCGATTCCAGTAGGATGGTGCGCGCGCCTCTGGAGCGGCTGGACGACCTGGTTCGCCTGGTCGGCGAGCTCTTCGTGAACCGTGCCGGCTTTGAACGGCACCTGGCGGCCTATGCCCGCGAGGTGGAAGAGCTCACGCTGAGCCTGCAGCGCATCCGCCGGCTAACCAGCCAGTTTGATGCCGACCACCTGGCACTGCCTTCGAACGACCGGGTGGCCCCGGCGCCGGCCAACGGTCACTACGCACCCGAGTTCGACGCCCTGGAGTTCGACCGCTACACGCAGCTCCACCTGCTCTCGCGCGAATTGACCGAGACCACCAACGACCTGGCCACGGCCACGTCGCAGCTCAACCAGTTGACCGGCTCGTTCGACAGCTACCTCAGCATACAGGGCCGCCTCACCAGTGAGGTGCAGGACAAGCTGGTGCGCCTGCGCATGGTGCCGTTGAGCCTGCTGGCCAATCGTCTGCACCGCACCGTCCGTGTGGCTTCCCAGAAGAGTGGGAAGCTGGCGGATTTGGAGGTGGAGGGCATGACGGCCGAGCTCGACAAGAGCGTGGTGGAACAGTTGGCCGCTCCGCTCGATCACCTGTTGCGCAACGCCGTCGACCATGGCATCGAGCCGCCGGAAGTGCGTCGCGCCGCCGGCAAACCAGAGCACGGCTGCGTTCGTTTGCGGGCCACCCAGGAAGGCACCGAGGTGGTCATCCGCCTCAGCGACGATGGCGCGGGCGTCGATCCCGAGCGCATTCGCGAGACTGCGGCGCGCCTTGGCTTCCTCAGTGAGAGCGAGGCCGCCCAGGCGACACGGCAACAGTTGTTTGCCCTCATCTTCGAACCCGGTTTCAGCACATCGGCAACCGTCAGCGAGATCTCCGGTCGCGGCGTCGGTCTGGATGTCGTGAAGGGCGCGGTGGAGGCACTCAAAGGCAGCGTTACGTTGGAGTCGCCGGTGGGCGAGGGTGCCACGTTCACCGTGCGCATGCCCACCACGCTCGCCATCACCAAGGTGCTGTTTGTGGAGGACCAGCAGGAGACCTATGCCTTGCCCCTGGCCGCGATCTCTCAAGTGGCGCGCCTGGAACCTTCACAGCTTGAGCAGGTGAGTCACAAGCCGGTGGTGCGGCTGGGCTCCAGCCTGTTGCCGTTGCTCTACCTGTCGGATGCGCTCAATCTGCCGCGCGCCAAGGCCGACCTGGCGGCGCGCCAGCCACTTTTGGTGCTGCGATCGGGGAATGAAGAGTTCGCCCTGGCGGTGGACCGCATCTCCGGCGCCCGTGAGGTGATGGTCAAGCCGTTGGCCGGCATCATGCGGCGTTCCGCCAGCGTCGGCGGCGCCACGCTGCTGGGCGACGGCAGCGTCGTTCTCATCCTCAACCCCTCCGCGCTGTCGCCGGGCTTCCAGCAGACCCAGAAGGTGCGCGCCGGGGCGGCCCGGGTCGTCGCCACGCAACGCAGGCCGCTCAACGTCCTGATCGTCGACGATTCGCTCAGTGTGCGTCGCGTCGTGGCCAACCTTGTCAAGAACAACGGTTGGAATCCCTTGCAGGCCAAGGACGGGCTGGAGGCGCTGGAGATGCTCCAGCATATCGACCATAAGCCGGATGTGATTCTGATGGACATCGAGATGCCTCGCATGGATGGGTTCGAACTCACGGCCACGCTGCGGTCGCAGCCCGACTACAACAAGACGCCCATCGTGATGCTCACCTCGCGTGCTGGTGAGAAGCACCGCAACAAGGCGCTCTCATTGGGCGCCACTCACTATCTGGTGAAGCCCTATCAGGAAGAGATGCTGCTTTCGATCCTTCGGCGCAGTGCCGAGACGGGATCCTCGACGAGGGTAGCCTGA
- a CDS encoding CheW domain-containing protein, which produces MPQHVLQVLLCDRQGQSYAVGVEEIASIERDRSALYRTLLVDRVSGHRIAVDRVGGVTEIERTAICEPPARLGRASQGLLGIVDIEGASVPFVTTRFLSTAEPIEIQPEAVSRAIPKDRALPEDTPQLLVTNLRLAKLEFPMPEIVVGIPLEQVLDVSEPLPWVPLTVSGGWVRGVLAWRGQTAQVVDLARCFGLEPQLGAGEERVVIVRGTGRHEPLAFMTSPTLQRVSPSQSTAVSPETVGLRTEAIRGVFRWTNRLLIIPDFDALL; this is translated from the coding sequence ATGCCGCAGCACGTTTTGCAGGTGCTGCTCTGCGACCGGCAGGGACAGTCGTACGCCGTGGGCGTCGAGGAGATCGCCTCCATTGAACGCGACCGTTCGGCGCTCTACCGCACATTGCTGGTGGATCGCGTCAGCGGGCACCGCATCGCCGTCGATCGCGTCGGAGGCGTGACCGAAATCGAGCGGACGGCGATCTGCGAGCCGCCGGCACGTCTGGGCCGGGCGTCGCAGGGCCTGCTGGGCATCGTCGATATCGAAGGTGCCTCCGTGCCGTTCGTGACCACGCGGTTCCTTTCCACCGCCGAGCCCATCGAGATTCAACCGGAAGCGGTTTCGCGTGCCATCCCGAAGGACCGCGCGCTGCCGGAAGACACCCCGCAACTGCTGGTCACTAATCTACGTCTGGCCAAACTGGAATTCCCGATGCCGGAAATCGTTGTGGGGATCCCTCTGGAACAGGTGCTGGATGTGTCCGAGCCTTTGCCCTGGGTCCCTCTCACCGTCAGCGGTGGCTGGGTGCGCGGGGTTCTGGCCTGGCGTGGGCAGACAGCGCAGGTGGTGGACCTGGCTCGCTGCTTCGGGCTGGAACCGCAGTTGGGCGCGGGCGAGGAACGTGTGGTGATCGTGCGCGGCACGGGTCGCCACGAACCGCTCGCTTTCATGACATCACCGACGCTCCAGCGCGTCAGTCCGTCCCAATCCACGGCGGTGTCGCCGGAGACGGTAGGGCTACGAACTGAAGCCATCCGCGGTGTCTTCCGGTGGACCAACCGGTTGTTGATCATTCCGGACTTCGATGCGCTTCTTTAA
- a CDS encoding fatty acid desaturase yields MNWITIVVLVLFHLGAVAALFMFSWRNLLVAAGLYYLAIGLGISMGYHRLHTHRSYKVPLFLEYFFAVCGALTLEGGPIFWVATHRIHHQKSDQPGDPHSPRDGAWWSHVGWIIFGEANHNNTKMMAKYAPDLAKHKFYVWLNNWHWIPMVALGLILLATGGVPLMLWGICLRVVVGLHATWLVNSATHMWGGRRFNTRDDSRNNWWVALMTFGEGWHNNHHAHPTSARHGLAWYEFDPSWIQIKVLKALGIAKAIRVASITSAVADREAA; encoded by the coding sequence ATGAACTGGATTACCATCGTCGTGCTGGTGCTCTTCCACCTCGGGGCTGTCGCGGCCCTGTTTATGTTTAGCTGGCGGAACCTTCTGGTGGCCGCTGGTCTTTACTACCTGGCGATCGGCCTTGGCATCAGCATGGGTTATCATCGCCTCCACACGCACCGGTCGTACAAGGTGCCGTTGTTCCTGGAGTACTTCTTTGCGGTCTGCGGCGCTCTGACGCTGGAGGGCGGCCCCATTTTCTGGGTGGCGACCCATCGCATCCACCATCAGAAGTCCGATCAGCCCGGCGATCCGCACTCCCCCCGGGATGGTGCATGGTGGTCGCATGTCGGCTGGATCATCTTTGGCGAAGCCAACCACAACAATACAAAGATGATGGCCAAGTATGCGCCCGATCTGGCGAAGCACAAGTTCTACGTCTGGCTGAACAACTGGCATTGGATCCCGATGGTGGCCCTGGGTTTGATCCTGCTGGCCACCGGCGGTGTACCGCTGATGCTGTGGGGCATCTGCCTGCGCGTCGTCGTCGGCTTGCATGCCACCTGGCTGGTGAACTCCGCTACGCACATGTGGGGCGGCCGCCGGTTCAACACGCGCGACGACTCCCGCAACAACTGGTGGGTGGCCTTGATGACCTTTGGCGAGGGCTGGCACAACAATCACCACGCCCATCCCACGTCGGCGCGCCACGGTTTGGCTTGGTATGAGTTCGATCCGTCCTGGATCCAGATCAAGGTCCTGAAAGCCCTGGGTATCGCCAAGGCGATTCGAGTGGCCTCCATCACTTCCGCCGTCGCTGACCGCGAAGCCGCCTAG
- a CDS encoding HAMP domain-containing sensor histidine kinase: MVVAGRRKSIAFFISLGVGLIAVTVLLYVGWVLLSWRTGLLLALGVVLLALIISGVVLNTIFLVREIRRNEQHDAFINAVTHELKTPVASIRLYLETLQTRQVDETKRHEFYRIMLEDSDRLLSTVEQVLRAGRIGASGKRLTVLPIDLDAVVTECLNRARTLHRVPVDSLKYVPGSPLQVLGDPEEVRAAISNLIDNAVKYSGKEVDVTVETTRSDEKFAMVRVIDHGPGIAKSELKSIFKRFYRVPGPVAARVKGTGLGLFIVRSVAKRHGGRVWAESEGPGRGSTFVLQLPIAL, translated from the coding sequence ATGGTTGTCGCTGGACGCCGCAAGTCGATTGCCTTCTTCATCTCGCTGGGCGTCGGCTTGATTGCCGTCACAGTTTTGCTTTACGTCGGTTGGGTGTTGCTGAGTTGGCGCACCGGCCTGCTCTTGGCGCTCGGGGTCGTTTTGCTGGCGCTCATCATCAGCGGAGTGGTGCTGAACACCATCTTTCTGGTTCGTGAGATTCGCCGTAACGAGCAGCACGACGCCTTCATCAACGCCGTCACCCACGAACTGAAGACGCCCGTAGCCTCCATCCGCCTCTACCTGGAGACCCTCCAGACTCGGCAGGTGGACGAAACCAAGCGCCACGAGTTCTATCGCATCATGCTGGAGGATAGCGACCGCCTGTTGAGCACAGTGGAGCAAGTTCTTCGCGCCGGCCGGATCGGCGCCTCGGGCAAGCGGTTGACCGTTTTGCCTATCGACTTGGACGCCGTGGTGACCGAATGCCTGAACCGTGCCAGGACTCTGCATCGTGTCCCGGTCGACTCGCTGAAGTACGTCCCCGGCTCCCCACTGCAGGTTCTCGGAGATCCCGAAGAGGTCCGAGCCGCCATTTCCAACCTGATCGACAACGCGGTGAAATACTCCGGCAAAGAGGTGGATGTTACGGTGGAAACGACGCGTTCCGACGAGAAGTTTGCGATGGTCCGCGTGATTGACCACGGTCCGGGCATCGCCAAGTCGGAGCTGAAGTCGATCTTCAAACGCTTCTACAGAGTTCCTGGCCCGGTGGCCGCGCGTGTGAAAGGCACAGGTTTGGGTTTGTTCATTGTCCGGTCGGTGGCCAAGCGCCACGGCGGCCGCGTTTGGGCTGAGAGCGAGGGGCCCGGCCGTGGCAGTACGTTTGTCCTTCAATTGCCCATAGCGTTATGA
- a CDS encoding response regulator transcription factor → MSRILVVEDEQHLAEGLRFNLEAEGYQVEVVDNGESALAMLVPENPSPQSEAFDVVVLDVMLPGKDGFTVISELRQNGQFIPTLMLTARGHPDDVLRGFSAGADDYLTKPFDLGILIARLRGLLRRREWLQSSISSVAAAPPEPKDAYTFGDKSVNFDRLELVVRGEAFPLTLMEANLLRHLIQHEGAPVSRKTMLEEVWGLREDTDTRAIDNFIVRLRRYIEDVPTRPRHLLTVRGVGYRFVADPPTSK, encoded by the coding sequence ATGAGCCGTATTCTTGTCGTGGAAGATGAGCAGCACCTCGCCGAGGGGCTGCGCTTCAATCTGGAGGCCGAGGGCTACCAGGTGGAGGTGGTGGACAACGGTGAATCCGCGCTGGCGATGCTGGTGCCGGAGAATCCGTCGCCTCAGTCAGAGGCGTTTGACGTCGTTGTGCTGGACGTGATGCTGCCCGGCAAGGACGGCTTCACCGTCATCTCGGAACTCCGTCAAAACGGACAGTTTATCCCCACGCTGATGCTGACGGCGCGGGGCCATCCCGACGATGTCCTGCGCGGGTTTTCCGCGGGAGCCGACGACTACCTGACTAAACCGTTCGATTTGGGCATCCTCATCGCCCGACTGCGCGGATTGTTGCGCCGACGGGAGTGGCTCCAGTCATCCATCTCCAGTGTGGCCGCCGCGCCGCCGGAACCCAAAGACGCCTATACATTTGGAGACAAGTCGGTCAATTTTGATCGGCTCGAACTCGTGGTGCGCGGAGAGGCGTTTCCGTTGACGTTGATGGAGGCGAATCTTTTGCGGCACCTCATTCAGCACGAGGGCGCTCCAGTCTCACGCAAAACGATGCTGGAAGAGGTGTGGGGCCTGCGCGAAGACACCGATACCCGAGCGATTGATAACTTTATTGTGCGGTTGCGCCGCTATATCGAGGACGTACCAACCCGACCGCGGCACCTGTTGACGGTGCGCGGAGTGGGGTACCGGTTCGTCGCCGATCCCCCGACATCCAAATAG